TATTCGCTCAAAACACAGCAACCATTTGGCGAGGATACGATGGAACTTGCAACCCAGCGCGCCATGGCCTCCCTTAAGGATAACGACTATTCGATAGGCATTGAGTCTGGGATAATATATGAAAAATTCTCAAAGAAATACTTTGACGTGCATTACTGCGTCGTTATAGATCGCTTTGGAAACGTTACTAGGGGCATGAGCAGCGGATTTGAGATTCCGGATCACATCGTAGACAGGATGAAACGAGATATGACGTTCTCTGAGGCTTATTCAAAATATTTCAATCTGGAGGAAATCGATCAGGCAGAGGGTATAATTGGAAAGCTATCCGGTGATAGATTGAAGAGGATAACGCTCATGGACGAGGCCATAAGGAACGCCTTCATACCTCGGCTTGATCCTGACTTCTACGATTCCACGTACACGCCACCCTGATCCAGTTGATCAACTCATCATCGTTCCGTCGAATACAGTTCTCAATTTTATCGATACATTCTGTCAGCCTATCTGGGCTTGATCAGGATCCATTTTTTCTGTACTTTCTACCCGTGATCATGCCCACCGTGAGGACAAATGAAGACATGATCAGCATCGCCAGAAGGAGGTAAAATACCTCTCTGAAGCCTGTTGGCTCAGCCAAAGCTATGAAACCGGGTATCAGGCTCATCTTATACACCGTACTGCCTGTGAATATGCCCATGCTGACGGTCTTCCTGCCGCCCATCAGCGAAACAAGGATCATTATGATCTCTGGAAGGGATGATATAAGTCCTATACCATAGACACTCAATGCAATTGCGCTGATTCCGGTGTATCTGGCTATCTCTATGGTGCTTCTCACCAGAACATCTGAAGATATGAATATCAGTACAAAAGCTAATATTAACAGTACAGCTGAATAACTATGCATGTTTTTTTCATCCGGATCCCTGTTTCCTTTGGCCTTGACAGAGACGTAGATTATGAAAGGAACAAACAGTAATGTACTCAGATACCATGGAATATAGTTATATACTATCGATAAACCAATTGAAATCACTGCTAAAGCTATTATTATCGTCATGTCGATCATGAAGGATCTCACTACCTTGAGATAGATCAGCGCAACTATGGCAGTGAAGAAGATCATTGTTATGAAATTGGAACCTTCCACAGCGCCTATTCCTATCTCCGGATGACGAAAGATCAGTGATGATACTGAAAGCGCAATCTCATCCAGAACAGACGCTAGGCCAATGAAGATCGTACCTGCATACATGTCTCCAATGCCCATTTCCCTGAACATCGGCACGGCGTTGTCAAAGAAGGTATCGCCCGAAAGCACAAGTATTAGGAGCGAGATCAGGAAAAATGATACGATCAGAAAAATAGAATGAGTATTATATAAAATTATCAGTATAGATAATACGGTGAGGGAAGAAAACAGTTCAATGGAATGCGGCCTCTTCAATCTGGTTCTCTCCCGCCTCCTCTATCATATCACCACGTATAATCTTTCTCGTGGAAATTGACGTTGGTCTCAGCTTATCAACAAGATAAGCAAAAGCATCATCTGCAGTCTTGGGATCGCCGCATGTATATATATCTAGCGTCACCAAGCCATATTCTGGCCAGGTATGAAAAGAAAGATGCGACTCTGCAAGAAGCACTATACCGCTGGCACCCCTCGGCCGGAACTGGTAATAGTCAGATGATATCTTAGTAAGCCGACCGTACTCTACAGCGCCCTCTATGATAGGAAACATGCGTTCTGTAGTAGCTATCAGTTCTGAATCCACCCCGTAGAAATCTGCAATGATATGAATTCCTACTCCCACTTCCATCGTCCTCCATACAGGTTTTCACCTCTTAGGTTAAAGGAAGAATTAATATGTTGTATTTAAATATTTTATCCGGTTGGTGCATATGTTTAAAATTTATGAATACTTATTAATTTAGTAAATCCATTGCCTGTTATTCATAATTTAAATAATATTATAGTTAAATTATAATAATACTGTTCAAAATATTCATGAGAGTTCCAAGATATTGGCTTTAACGGGATTATAACGATTTTCGAGCTGCGGTATTTCAGCCATGGAATAGTGCAGTCGCCTCCTGGAGGTCACAACCATGACGTTTTGACCCCTCACGCATGCTTCAAACGCAGCGGCAAGAGGGGCATATTCAATATCTGGCTCGACACCCACATTCCTAAGGGCAACGTATCCAGCCTCTCCAATGGCAGCACGAAGATCGGAAGGTACCTTGGCCATGATATCCTTCAATTTTTCCTTCACCTCATCATTCAGCTCGTCCGGTATAACGACTATCGACAGCCTGCCTATATTCACGTCTATCATGCCAGACAGATCGGTTATACCAAGAAGTCCTCCAGCCTTCGCACCATTTACAGCCCTTCCCCTGGCTCCATCGCCAGAGAGATATGCATATAGATAACCGCCTTTCATTCTGAGGTAGACTGTTGATCCTGAATTTATATCTTCAGCGGCTATTGCCTCCCAGATCATAACGCTGTCCAGATCCTTTATATTGGATGTTATGAATTCCCTCATATCAGAAAGCTGCCTGTACAGGAAATCGAAGCCTTTCTTTGTTATCCTGTTTTCGTTATCTATGAAACCCTCCTTTTGCATATTTTTGATATGATATATGACGCCCTGGAGTGTTATATCCATGTCCTTGGCTATCTCTGATGGCTTGCGTCTTCCATGATATATATTCAAAAGCACTATTATCTGATTGATCTGATCCGGTTTGGGCAGCATTCAATGCAATATATAAAGCAAACTAAAAAATTTTGTCATGATCCTCTATACATTGGTTTCCTTTTGATTACTATGTCATACCCTTATAGGATATATTATGGTAAGTATCAGAGAAAGCAGATAGATAAAGCCTATGAATGAATTGGCATTGAAAAATGATTTCCTTACCGTTTCTGGCCTCGACGGGTCCAGTATGATGTGCTGGTATATGACAAGGAAGCTTATCAGGATCATCGCCACCAGATACCAGTATGTTCTTATATAGAACAGAACCACCCAGAACGAGATCAGCGTAACTATGTGAAATGCAACTGATATTTGCAGGCCTCGCTTCAATCCATATTTTACCATCAGCGTCTTTAGGCCATTGATCCTGTCATATTCCATATCGGGTATGACGTATATCACGTCAAAACCGGCTATCCAGAATGATGATCCTATGAATATGAGATATATTGTAGGGTCTCTTGGGAAGATTGGAAGTACTGCCAGATAGCCAGCCAGAATGCCGACGCCTATCGTGGATCCCATGTATATGTGCCTCCACGCTGTGTATCTTTTAAGCAATGGATCCGTTAGAAAGAGAAAGATGACGACAGGTGAGAGTATAAGCACAAGCCTGTTGAGCAGAAATGTTGTTAGCTCGAATATGGCTACGAATAATACGGTGAGTGCTATTGCCTCAGATTTTGACATCCTTCCTGAGACAAGCGCCCAGTCCTTCTTCCGTGGATTTATCAGATCATAGCGAAGGCCCTCTATCCTATTTATGGACATTGCGGATGCCCTAGCAGATACGGCCGCTATGAGTATAAGCAGTATCTTCAATGGGTATACGTATCTCCCGGCAGCAAGGACATAACCTGTGAATATGAATGGAAGATCGAACACAGTATGCTCCAGTTTTATGAATTCAACAATATCCTTGAAGTTCATCGATGCGCCTGCCGCATTTTGAAGATCACTGCGAGAGACCGTTCTTCCTCATGATCTCGCGTACTTTGTTTTCTATCTCCTTAGGCATCTCGAGCACATCTGGCCAGCGGCGCTGGTATCCTTCATCCGCTCTCTTCTTCGTTGCATCTATGCCCATCTTGGAACCGTAATTGAATATCGGTGAGGCATGATCCAGACTGTCCGTGACTGTTCCGGGTATGATGATCACGTCCCGATCCGGATCGATTCTGGTAGTCATTGCCCAGATCACCTCCTTCCTGTTATGCACATTTATGTCGTCATCAACCACCACTATTATCTTTGAAAACATCATCTGGCCCATGCCCCATAGACCGAACATGACCTTCTTTGCGTGGCCTGGATACCGCTTCTTTATGGAAACTATAACCATGTTGTGGAATACGGCCTCCTCCATGGTATTAATATCTACAACCTCTGGCATAACCATCTGTATCAGCGGCAGAAACATCCTCTCTATGGTCTTACCCATGATCACATCTTCATGCCATAGCTTTCCAACTATGGTGGTTGGGTATATCCTGTCCCTGCGTTCTATGATCTTCTTTATATGGAACACCGGAAACTGTTCCTCAAGGGAATAATAACCGGTGTGATCCCCGAATGGCCCCTCTATTCTGGTTTCCGCCGGATCTATATAACCTTCGAGCACGATTTCGAAGTTTCTTGGGTATTCAACATTGACGGTCTTCCCCTTGACAAGATCGAAACGTTTCTTTGACACAAGACCCCGGAACATGAATTCATCAATGCCGTTTGGAAGGGGGGCTACAGCCGAGAACACCGTCAGTGGATCCGATCCTATCACCACCGCAACATCCATTATCTCGTGCTTCTCAGCCTCCTTCTGGAAATTCTCTGAGCCTCCCTTGTGTATGTGCCAGTGCATACCAGTGGTCTCAGCATCGTACACCTGCATCCTGTACATTCCCATGTTCCTCACTCCTGTCTCCGGATCCTTGGTTATAACCAGAGGCAAAGTTATGAATCTTCCCGCATCTTGAGGCCATGTCCTGCATATTGGATAGCGAAACAGATCCACCCTGTCAAGCTCATCATAATTGGACGGAAGGCTGTTTGTTATCTTGGGCCTCAGACCACCTAGCTCCCTCATCATCTCTATGCCCTTCCCTATGAAGCTTTCGCTGTCACCTGGCGGCTGAGCGATCTCCACGATCCTGCGGCCGATCTGATATGGGTCGTCGCCCAGAATGGTTTTCATTTTATCGTAGGTCGAAAAAAGATTTCCGACTGCAGGAACTTCGCTTCCCTTAACATTGTTGAACTGTAATGTGCGACCACGCCCTGTCCTTTCCTCTTCACTCAGCATGTATGTGAGCTCAAGATCCGGATCAACCGGATCATTCACCATCATGAGATCGTTCTTCTTTGCGAGAAAATCCAAGTATTCATGCAGATCATCGAACAGCATAGTAGCTCATGCCAACCTGTATTAAGAAATTTAGCAATTCAAGATTATAGCAAATTTGGCTTAATGATTCACAACAGTCTGTTCCTGAAATCCAGACGGATCAGCCTCATATGGTTTAGTTCGTCAAAGGTGCAAGCTATTAGTATGTGCGCCTAAGAAGAAAGAAGATTTTCTGCAACTACTGGATTGGACAGAAAATGGATATGTGCGTATGTTGCTGTTATTTTTCCTTCTGAATATCCGTCTTCAGAGCTACTGTATCTGCTGCGAAACACAAATGGATGATCATACGAAACATCAAACCTTATCCTTGACTTATGGAATTCATGCCCTCGTGCACTCTCTCCGGCCCTAAGTATGCCGGTATCTCGTTTGGCCAGTATCTCTCTGTACCCTATGACGAGCTTATCGCTCATATAGACGTATGCAGGTATTATGCCAGCCCCTCTATATACATGACCAGAGGTGTCCTGAAGCGATCTGCAAAGGTACATGTATCCGCCACACTCAGCATATATCCGCGTACCGCTGGATACTGCAGATTGAATTGCATCAGCGGTATCCTTAGCTCTTTCAAGATCGCCAGCAAATACCTCCGGATAGCCACCACCCAGATATATCAGGTCACTGTCAGCTTCTGGAACTTCGTTTGCGATCGGTGAAAAATAATGCAAGGAAGCTCCCATCTTCCTAAATATCCTGAAGTTCTCTTCATAATAGAAATCAAAGGCGCTATCCATGGCCACTGAAATCTTCGCTGGCCCGTAGCTGTTTACTTCCGGCCTGTATGAGGAACTTATTTCTCCAGCAGACATCGCTATCTCCATGAGTCTTTCTGTATCGATATTAGAACTGTTTTCTATGGCCTCAAGAACTTCATTAATTTTTACGATCTCACTGGCCTGAACCAGGCCCAGGTGCCGGCTCTCCAGAATCGCCCTCTCATCACGTACTAGATACCCAATGACTGGCACACCTGTCTTATCCTCTATGGCCTTTCTTATCAGGTTGAAGTGGGATTCACCAGACACCTTTGTTATGATGACGCCACGCAGCAGATCGCCTGCGTAGTCCTTCACTCCTGCCACCATTGCTGCTCCAGTTCCGGCGATGCCGTATCCGTCTATTACCAGCAGTATCGGCGTTCTTGTCCTGATGGCCAGATCATACGTGCTGCCAGAAAAATCAGACCCAAAACCATCGAAGATGCCCATAACCCCTTCGATGATAGAGACGTCAAATCCTTTAGATGCCTCATTCAGAAGATATACTATCT
The genomic region above belongs to Thermoplasma sp. Kam2015 and contains:
- a CDS encoding sodium:calcium antiporter, which translates into the protein MKRPHSIELFSSLTVLSILIILYNTHSIFLIVSFFLISLLILVLSGDTFFDNAVPMFREMGIGDMYAGTIFIGLASVLDEIALSVSSLIFRHPEIGIGAVEGSNFITMIFFTAIVALIYLKVVRSFMIDMTIIIALAVISIGLSIVYNYIPWYLSTLLFVPFIIYVSVKAKGNRDPDEKNMHSYSAVLLILAFVLIFISSDVLVRSTIEIARYTGISAIALSVYGIGLISSLPEIIMILVSLMGGRKTVSMGIFTGSTVYKMSLIPGFIALAEPTGFREVFYLLLAMLIMSSFVLTVGMITGRKYRKNGS
- the speD gene encoding adenosylmethionine decarboxylase, encoding MEVGVGIHIIADFYGVDSELIATTERMFPIIEGAVEYGRLTKISSDYYQFRPRGASGIVLLAESHLSFHTWPEYGLVTLDIYTCGDPKTADDAFAYLVDKLRPTSISTRKIIRGDMIEEAGENQIEEAAFH
- a CDS encoding cobyrinate a,c-diamide synthase, with product MNRPRLIIAGLSSGSGKTTTTLSVILKLRSRGLKVKPFKIGPDYIDPQFHRIAAGVPSENLDLWMMNDDQIVYLLNEASKGFDVSIIEGVMGIFDGFGSDFSGSTYDLAIRTRTPILLVIDGYGIAGTGAAMVAGVKDYAGDLLRGVIITKVSGESHFNLIRKAIEDKTGVPVIGYLVRDERAILESRHLGLVQASEIVKINEVLEAIENSSNIDTERLMEIAMSAGEISSSYRPEVNSYGPAKISVAMDSAFDFYYEENFRIFRKMGASLHYFSPIANEVPEADSDLIYLGGGYPEVFAGDLERAKDTADAIQSAVSSGTRIYAECGGYMYLCRSLQDTSGHVYRGAGIIPAYVYMSDKLVIGYREILAKRDTGILRAGESARGHEFHKSRIRFDVSYDHPFVFRSRYSSSEDGYSEGKITATYAHIHFLSNPVVAENLLSS
- a CDS encoding UbiA-like polyprenyltransferase, with the protein product MNFKDIVEFIKLEHTVFDLPFIFTGYVLAAGRYVYPLKILLILIAAVSARASAMSINRIEGLRYDLINPRKKDWALVSGRMSKSEAIALTVLFVAIFELTTFLLNRLVLILSPVVIFLFLTDPLLKRYTAWRHIYMGSTIGVGILAGYLAVLPIFPRDPTIYLIFIGSSFWIAGFDVIYVIPDMEYDRINGLKTLMVKYGLKRGLQISVAFHIVTLISFWVVLFYIRTYWYLVAMILISFLVIYQHIILDPSRPETVRKSFFNANSFIGFIYLLSLILTIIYPIRV
- a CDS encoding menaquinone biosynthesis decarboxylase, encoding MLFDDLHEYLDFLAKKNDLMMVNDPVDPDLELTYMLSEEERTGRGRTLQFNNVKGSEVPAVGNLFSTYDKMKTILGDDPYQIGRRIVEIAQPPGDSESFIGKGIEMMRELGGLRPKITNSLPSNYDELDRVDLFRYPICRTWPQDAGRFITLPLVITKDPETGVRNMGMYRMQVYDAETTGMHWHIHKGGSENFQKEAEKHEIMDVAVVIGSDPLTVFSAVAPLPNGIDEFMFRGLVSKKRFDLVKGKTVNVEYPRNFEIVLEGYIDPAETRIEGPFGDHTGYYSLEEQFPVFHIKKIIERRDRIYPTTIVGKLWHEDVIMGKTIERMFLPLIQMVMPEVVDINTMEEAVFHNMVIVSIKKRYPGHAKKVMFGLWGMGQMMFSKIIVVVDDDINVHNRKEVIWAMTTRIDPDRDVIIIPGTVTDSLDHASPIFNYGSKMGIDATKKRADEGYQRRWPDVLEMPKEIENKVREIMRKNGLSQ
- a CDS encoding transcriptional regulator; amino-acid sequence: MLPKPDQINQIIVLLNIYHGRRKPSEIAKDMDITLQGVIYHIKNMQKEGFIDNENRITKKGFDFLYRQLSDMREFITSNIKDLDSVMIWEAIAAEDINSGSTVYLRMKGGYLYAYLSGDGARGRAVNGAKAGGLLGITDLSGMIDVNIGRLSIVVIPDELNDEVKEKLKDIMAKVPSDLRAAIGEAGYVALRNVGVEPDIEYAPLAAAFEACVRGQNVMVVTSRRRLHYSMAEIPQLENRYNPVKANILELS